A stretch of Halostagnicola kamekurae DNA encodes these proteins:
- a CDS encoding oligosaccharide flippase family protein, with the protein MKIGQTSVVYFVSRIFASLFGFIATIYFARLLGAEPLGIYNLVIGVVSWLAIAGKIGISGAITKRVSEGEEREQYATAGITLIAVLFIILLTSLLLFRPYVNDYLGHPATGYVVLILFVTLSWSIVTSLLTGLHLVHLEGVLSPIKIGGQSLLQIGAVAAGLGVAGLFIGHIAGLVLVTALGGMYAFSRFKKIQLPQKYHYRSLFNYAKFAWLGNLESRMFNYTDVVVLGFFVPSALIGIYSIAWNIAMFLILFSGSISTTLFPEMSKQSVNEDSQSIANLLEDALSYAGLLLIPGLIGGLILGERILRIYGDEFTQGTAVLGILIISALVRAYQKQLLNTLNAIDRPDLSFRANALFVVVNLSLNVALIYLYGWIGAAVATVLSVAVSLVVAHCYLKSLVEYTIPYAEIANQWFAAIIMGVIVYAGLQFENTHTVLGHNAATVVLLVGVGASVYFATLLVISSQFRTTVNRNVPFDIPLAHN; encoded by the coding sequence TTCGCCCGATTATTGGGTGCCGAGCCGCTGGGGATCTACAATCTCGTCATCGGGGTGGTATCGTGGCTAGCAATCGCTGGGAAGATCGGAATATCAGGAGCGATCACGAAGCGAGTGAGCGAGGGAGAAGAACGAGAACAGTACGCTACTGCAGGAATCACGCTCATTGCGGTGTTATTCATAATTCTCTTGACTAGCCTCCTTTTGTTTCGTCCATACGTTAACGACTATCTAGGCCACCCCGCCACGGGATACGTAGTTCTCATCCTCTTCGTTACCCTCTCGTGGTCGATAGTCACCTCGTTGCTAACAGGACTCCACCTCGTGCATTTGGAAGGAGTTTTGTCGCCGATAAAAATTGGTGGCCAGAGTTTGTTACAGATCGGTGCCGTAGCAGCCGGACTTGGGGTCGCCGGACTGTTCATAGGACACATCGCGGGTTTAGTACTCGTCACCGCACTCGGGGGTATGTACGCGTTCAGTCGCTTTAAAAAAATCCAACTTCCTCAAAAGTACCACTATCGGAGTCTGTTCAACTACGCTAAGTTCGCCTGGCTTGGGAATCTCGAGTCTCGGATGTTCAACTACACCGATGTCGTCGTGTTGGGCTTTTTCGTTCCATCGGCGTTGATTGGCATCTACTCGATCGCATGGAATATCGCAATGTTCCTTATCCTTTTTAGTGGCTCTATCAGTACCACGCTCTTCCCCGAGATGAGCAAACAATCAGTGAACGAAGACTCACAATCTATTGCTAACCTTCTCGAGGACGCGCTCTCGTACGCCGGTCTTCTGTTGATCCCTGGACTGATTGGTGGGCTAATTCTCGGCGAGCGAATCCTCAGAATATACGGTGATGAGTTTACTCAGGGAACGGCCGTCCTTGGGATATTGATAATCTCTGCGCTAGTTCGTGCCTACCAGAAGCAACTCCTCAATACACTCAATGCTATCGACCGCCCAGACCTTTCGTTCCGCGCCAACGCCTTGTTTGTCGTCGTCAACCTCTCGCTCAACGTCGCCCTGATCTATTTGTACGGATGGATCGGCGCGGCCGTTGCAACGGTGTTGTCGGTAGCAGTTAGCCTCGTCGTAGCCCACTGCTACCTCAAATCGCTCGTTGAGTATACGATTCCGTACGCTGAAATCGCCAACCAATGGTTTGCAGCCATCATCATGGGCGTAATCGTCTACGCAGGACTTCAGTTCGAAAACACACACACCGTACTCGGACACAATGCTGCGACGGTCGTATTGCTAGTCGGGGTCGGTGCTAGCGTGTACTTTGCGACGCTACTGGTGATTTCGTCGCAGTTTCGGACTACTGTCAATCGGAACGTACCATTCGATATCCCACTGGCGCACAACTGA